One window from the genome of Thermococcus siculi encodes:
- a CDS encoding DUF257 family protein gives MSIQAMDSILFGLRPGETVLVEYGSTSSPEILLYIICRRCRAEKRPVLLDDISDSFAEALTRLELMGLELEGLSNVPVIKIGGNRDAGSVFGRVEVDKYSLDFKYYGEIYEKVVPQQVVFNPVLGMHKLFVALERRDVIRLLRNISTFVGKKSRIALYFINRDAIERYSPEIIPLFEETATTVLRWEFDGNKYRLRVVKAVNAGIMGSSVSFSFKDILKT, from the coding sequence ATGTCGATTCAGGCTATGGACTCCATTTTGTTTGGCCTCAGGCCCGGCGAGACGGTTCTCGTTGAGTACGGCTCGACTTCTTCCCCCGAGATTCTCCTCTACATAATATGCCGCAGGTGCAGGGCGGAGAAGAGGCCGGTTCTCCTGGACGACATCTCCGACTCCTTTGCCGAGGCGCTCACCCGGCTTGAACTCATGGGACTCGAACTCGAAGGGCTGTCCAACGTCCCGGTGATAAAGATAGGCGGTAACCGCGACGCGGGGAGCGTCTTCGGCCGTGTTGAGGTTGACAAGTACTCCCTCGACTTCAAGTACTACGGCGAGATATACGAGAAGGTCGTGCCCCAGCAGGTCGTCTTTAACCCCGTTCTGGGCATGCACAAGCTCTTCGTCGCCCTCGAGAGGCGCGACGTCATCAGGCTCCTGCGCAACATATCGACGTTCGTGGGTAAAAAGAGCCGGATAGCGCTCTACTTCATCAACAGGGACGCAATTGAGAGATACTCCCCGGAGATAATACCCCTCTTCGAGGAGACCGCCACCACAGTCCTCAGGTGGGAGTTCGACGGTAACAAGTACAGGTTAAGGGTCGTAAAGGCCGTGAACGCGGGCATTATGGGTTCGAGCGTCTCCTTCAGCTTCAAGGACATCCTCAAGACCTGA
- a CDS encoding PH domain-containing protein: MSEKLPKAASKILEPDEKVLFTVRKKISLEKPKWLLVTDRRIIYLDEKILGRYEVKAIPYQKLERVEVELGIMSSEFIIKGEEDIRLKVGWMNKEQARNTINAIKDALNAIAVEPVGVEINKGLTHETWVLKKPKELVTRFAPAGETITHPPATAEKEDPLEKLKKLKELYDMGVISPEEYEEKRKKLLEQI; encoded by the coding sequence GTGAGTGAAAAACTTCCAAAGGCCGCCTCCAAGATACTGGAGCCGGATGAGAAGGTCCTGTTCACAGTGAGGAAGAAGATAAGCCTCGAGAAGCCCAAGTGGCTCCTCGTGACTGACAGGAGGATAATCTACCTCGACGAGAAGATACTCGGAAGGTACGAGGTGAAGGCGATACCCTACCAGAAGCTGGAGAGAGTAGAGGTGGAACTCGGCATAATGTCCTCGGAGTTCATCATCAAGGGGGAGGAGGACATAAGGCTCAAGGTCGGCTGGATGAACAAGGAGCAGGCGAGGAACACGATAAACGCAATAAAGGATGCCCTCAACGCAATAGCCGTCGAGCCGGTGGGGGTCGAGATAAACAAGGGACTCACCCACGAGACGTGGGTTCTCAAGAAGCCCAAGGAGCTGGTTACCCGCTTCGCACCGGCAGGGGAGACCATAACACACCCACCCGCGACGGCCGAGAAAGAGGACCCGCTGGAGAAGCTCAAAAAGCTCAAGGAACTCTACGACATGGGCGTCATAAGCCCGGAGGAGTACGAGGAGAAGAGGAAGAAGCTGCTGGAGCAGATCTAA
- a CDS encoding alpha-amylase family glycosyl hydrolase, with amino-acid sequence MALILLLVSPLAGAYQVPERGVVYQIMVDRFYDGNSSNNNPLYDPDHRNYRLYWGGDIEGITEKLDYIKSLGVSMIWVSPLNDNINKMAHGSAPYHGYWTRDYKRIDEHFGDWKDFKRLVEEARKCGICVIVDYVPNHAGPATDGEFGALYDNGTKITDYYEDTRNATVNPITGIREAIYHHNGNIFRWEGIQLKYANLYGLADFNQLNPWVDSYLTEGARLFISSGACGLRIDAVKHMELGWLETFYLRLYSEGPLFIYGEYYSLSTDKTDDLHELYRYSNVSPVLNIPIREDLVRTFGFVGGFDVLAEKLSGYYSRFVYPNKELNFLDSHDLVRFLNAAKRDDAVERFHMALAVTMTLPGIPVIYYGDESYLVSHDGKGDPYNRPMMVFNNTTEVARIIRTLAELRKTNDALAYGDFRTLYANYSLWVFERAFGTHRLLVAVNKGFPTTLSLDLDWPDGTYSDALYGAGMVVENGKASLELPRNSVYIFHLEREQDRPLIGSLTPYAVQPGQEVLIAGAGFGDGGRVLIGGIEARVISWNSSEILVRVPEIKTSSAWVDVVVEANGRKSNAARLRYYSGNEVPALIAVNATGLTGQLWLVGNISELAEPRPLFRSSTGYYFTVAPVPEGKPFSVRLYRGSAWGKLEALNVTLYGVGNGTVILTSEPPETPTETVSPTPTTTITHRPIGTNPVPYIVAVLVVFLVVAVLWKRRG; translated from the coding sequence ATGGCGCTTATCCTGCTCCTCGTTTCGCCCCTCGCCGGGGCGTATCAGGTTCCAGAGAGGGGCGTCGTCTATCAAATAATGGTGGATCGCTTTTACGATGGGAACAGCTCGAATAACAACCCTCTCTATGACCCCGACCACAGAAACTACCGCCTCTACTGGGGCGGCGACATAGAGGGCATCACCGAGAAGCTCGACTACATCAAAAGCCTTGGAGTCTCAATGATATGGGTCTCCCCGCTCAACGACAACATCAACAAAATGGCCCACGGCAGCGCTCCCTACCACGGCTACTGGACGCGCGACTACAAGCGCATAGACGAGCACTTCGGCGATTGGAAAGACTTCAAAAGGCTCGTCGAGGAGGCGAGAAAGTGCGGAATCTGTGTTATCGTTGATTACGTTCCCAACCACGCCGGCCCCGCAACGGACGGGGAGTTCGGGGCCCTCTACGACAACGGGACCAAAATCACGGACTACTACGAGGACACGAGGAACGCCACCGTGAACCCGATAACCGGAATCAGGGAGGCAATATACCACCACAACGGCAACATCTTCCGCTGGGAGGGGATTCAGCTCAAGTACGCTAACCTCTACGGTCTGGCCGACTTCAACCAGCTCAATCCATGGGTGGATTCCTACCTCACAGAGGGGGCGAGGCTCTTCATAAGCTCCGGCGCCTGCGGCCTGAGGATCGACGCGGTCAAGCACATGGAGCTGGGCTGGCTCGAGACCTTTTATCTACGACTCTACTCGGAAGGGCCGCTCTTCATCTACGGCGAGTACTATTCCCTCTCGACCGACAAAACGGACGACCTCCACGAGCTGTACCGCTACTCCAACGTCTCCCCGGTCCTCAACATCCCGATAAGGGAGGATTTAGTCAGAACCTTCGGCTTCGTCGGGGGCTTCGATGTCCTCGCGGAGAAGCTTTCGGGCTACTACTCCCGCTTCGTTTACCCGAACAAGGAACTCAACTTCCTCGACAGCCACGACCTCGTTCGCTTCCTCAACGCGGCGAAGCGCGATGATGCGGTTGAGAGGTTCCACATGGCGCTGGCGGTGACGATGACCCTGCCCGGGATTCCGGTCATCTACTACGGCGACGAGAGCTATTTGGTAAGCCACGACGGGAAGGGCGACCCCTACAACAGGCCCATGATGGTCTTCAACAACACGACAGAGGTGGCGAGGATAATAAGGACCCTGGCTGAACTCAGGAAGACCAATGACGCCCTCGCCTACGGCGATTTCAGGACGCTCTACGCGAATTACTCCCTCTGGGTCTTCGAGAGGGCCTTTGGAACCCACAGGCTCCTGGTTGCCGTGAACAAGGGTTTCCCAACCACTCTCAGCCTCGATCTGGACTGGCCGGACGGGACATACTCTGATGCCCTCTACGGGGCCGGGATGGTCGTTGAGAACGGGAAGGCATCCCTGGAGCTTCCGAGGAACAGCGTCTACATCTTCCACCTTGAAAGGGAGCAGGACAGGCCCCTCATCGGCTCCCTAACCCCCTACGCCGTCCAGCCGGGCCAGGAGGTTCTGATAGCGGGAGCGGGCTTCGGGGATGGTGGCAGGGTTCTCATCGGCGGCATTGAGGCACGGGTCATTTCGTGGAATTCGAGCGAGATACTCGTCCGCGTTCCCGAAATCAAGACGTCAAGCGCGTGGGTGGACGTCGTCGTTGAGGCCAACGGCAGGAAGAGCAACGCCGCCAGGCTTCGCTACTACTCCGGAAACGAGGTTCCCGCCCTTATAGCGGTGAACGCGACGGGTCTAACCGGCCAGCTCTGGCTAGTCGGAAACATCTCCGAACTGGCGGAGCCTAGGCCCCTTTTCAGGTCGTCAACGGGCTACTACTTCACGGTCGCCCCCGTTCCGGAGGGGAAGCCCTTCTCGGTTCGGCTCTACCGCGGCTCCGCCTGGGGGAAGCTGGAAGCCCTCAACGTCACCCTCTACGGGGTGGGCAACGGAACGGTGATACTGACTTCGGAGCCTCCAGAAACGCCCACGGAAACCGTCAGCCCCACTCCGACGACAACGATAACCCACCGCCCCATAGGAACGAATCCGGTTCCGTACATCGTTGCGGTTTTGGTGGTCTTCCTCGTGGTGGCCGTTCTATGGAAGAGGAGGGGTTAG
- a CDS encoding ferritin-like domain-containing protein, whose translation MAIDVDIIQDVEILLKNLNGYELLSYAICNEECGAETYEWLAERVEGLLVDEFRHLAKERRKHAAQIRELFERLYPKMKPIDFNAPPLDTLPVCGEMLKVEDVENALAMALLSEAIGRDVYRKLQRMTGDEEVAELFGRLAEIKDEAYRKLLELYESVTSG comes from the coding sequence ATGGCGATAGACGTTGATATTATCCAAGACGTGGAGATCCTCCTGAAGAACCTCAACGGCTACGAGCTGCTCAGCTACGCGATATGTAACGAGGAGTGTGGAGCGGAGACCTACGAATGGCTGGCGGAGCGTGTCGAGGGCCTCCTCGTGGACGAGTTCAGGCACCTCGCCAAAGAGAGGAGGAAGCACGCGGCCCAGATAAGGGAACTCTTCGAGAGGCTCTACCCGAAGATGAAGCCCATTGACTTCAACGCTCCTCCCCTCGACACCCTTCCGGTGTGCGGGGAGATGCTCAAGGTCGAGGACGTCGAGAACGCCCTCGCGATGGCCCTCCTCTCGGAGGCGATAGGCAGGGACGTTTACAGGAAGCTCCAGAGGATGACGGGAGACGAGGAGGTGGCGGAACTCTTTGGAAGGCTCGCCGAGATAAAGGACGAGGCTTACAGGAAACTCCTTGAGCTTTACGAATCGGTGACCTCTGGGTAG
- a CDS encoding phosphoadenosine phosphosulfate reductase domain-containing protein encodes MFAIVARARKDAKALQYINERNYGGFLRVESLGGGRRFEDVEGKLREILRGPYIPILLFGEKERDLMEEVLPVVEESGRPFYARLLRTKRVRNMRVDELHANLEEIKARFRLGIEWRGTYALSPANPFGIEIHPDYDVYLAIGDGFRKAMKSLLDVDLGENSLVLRKLMNQEVYYSGPNRVAEVSKRLGVPTEVLWRCPCVEDVSLESLIEANRSYIEAFAEASRAFLTQFSDRDIVVPWSGGKDSTAALILASQVFDNVRAIYVRMEYEMPMTDEYVEELAKKLGVELVRVDVPMPIEKFGMPSHGNRWCTRMKVEALYNAVSDLERPVLVVGDRDGESARRRLKPPVVVRRNEILGEFLEIMPVKFWSGMMVQLFILMNGFELHPLYYEGFYRLGCTICPSLAEWELDLLENLGMLPEIMRRA; translated from the coding sequence ATGTTTGCCATCGTGGCCCGGGCGAGAAAGGACGCCAAAGCCCTTCAGTACATAAACGAGAGGAATTACGGCGGGTTTCTGAGGGTGGAGAGCCTCGGCGGCGGAAGGAGATTCGAAGATGTCGAGGGAAAGCTCCGCGAGATTTTGAGAGGCCCCTATATCCCGATACTCCTCTTCGGGGAGAAGGAAAGGGACCTGATGGAGGAGGTTCTGCCCGTCGTGGAAGAGAGCGGGAGGCCATTCTACGCTAGACTCTTGAGGACGAAGCGCGTCAGGAACATGCGCGTCGACGAGCTTCACGCCAATTTGGAGGAGATAAAGGCCCGCTTTAGGCTCGGAATCGAGTGGAGGGGAACCTACGCGCTCAGCCCGGCCAACCCCTTTGGCATCGAGATACACCCGGACTACGACGTCTACCTGGCCATCGGAGATGGCTTTAGAAAAGCCATGAAGTCGCTCCTGGATGTTGACCTCGGGGAGAACTCGCTCGTTCTGAGAAAGCTCATGAACCAGGAGGTCTACTACTCAGGCCCCAACAGGGTCGCCGAGGTAAGCAAGAGACTCGGCGTCCCAACGGAGGTCCTCTGGAGGTGCCCCTGCGTCGAGGACGTTTCGCTGGAGTCTCTCATTGAGGCCAACAGGAGTTACATTGAGGCCTTCGCTGAGGCGAGCAGGGCTTTTCTAACCCAGTTCAGCGACCGCGACATCGTCGTCCCATGGAGCGGGGGAAAGGACTCGACGGCCGCTCTCATCCTCGCCAGCCAGGTCTTCGATAATGTAAGGGCGATCTACGTGAGGATGGAGTACGAGATGCCGATGACGGACGAATACGTGGAGGAACTGGCGAAGAAGCTCGGCGTCGAGCTGGTACGTGTCGATGTCCCGATGCCAATCGAGAAGTTCGGGATGCCGAGCCACGGAAACCGGTGGTGCACAAGGATGAAGGTTGAGGCCCTCTATAATGCGGTCAGCGACCTTGAGAGGCCGGTTCTCGTTGTCGGCGACAGAGACGGCGAGAGCGCGAGAAGGAGGCTCAAGCCGCCGGTTGTGGTGAGGAGAAACGAGATCCTCGGAGAGTTCCTGGAGATAATGCCCGTAAAGTTCTGGAGCGGGATGATGGTCCAGCTATTCATACTCATGAACGGGTTTGAGCTGCACCCCCTCTACTACGAGGGCTTCTACAGGCTGGGGTGCACCATATGCCCGAGCCTGGCGGAGTGGGAGCTGGACCTCCTGGAGAATCTCGGAATGCTGCCGGAAATTATGAGGAGGGCCTAA
- a CDS encoding TldD/PmbA family protein, giving the protein MEKLVRKAEDLARRYGVRYYEIRITRVTASHLTMANGQLEELSLNTEVGIGVRAFNGAWGFSSANDMSRAEEAIKTAMKIARLSKGDSRIHLGDPVVDDVEIPAKRPFSEIDVEDKLGVIKETDSLLAGEGISSRTVYYGDGVKEQFYFNSLGSEIRTVVPRLRFGFSVTARGNGGMQQYWKGFGGTTGWELVEDIDLERWTGFVREKALSLLNAEAPPSGTFDVIMDPELTGVFIHEALGHAVEADSVKNGDSILAGKLGEKITVEGLTVVDDPTLPGKFGSYAYDDEGVKAKRVELIKDGVLVNYLNDRETSALLGLEPNGHGRAQGYAYQPLVRMGNTYVEPGEWSFEEMLEEVKSGLYMIGDKGGQVDTAGGTFTFGAKEGYIIENGEIKAQVRDVALSGKILEVLRNIRAIGNDLRIEFPGYCGKGQVVPVDDGGPHVLTRALVGGMR; this is encoded by the coding sequence ATGGAGAAACTCGTGAGGAAGGCGGAGGATCTGGCGAGGCGCTACGGTGTACGGTATTATGAGATCAGGATAACGCGCGTAACGGCTTCACACCTGACGATGGCCAACGGCCAGCTCGAGGAACTCTCCCTCAACACCGAGGTGGGGATAGGTGTAAGGGCGTTCAACGGGGCGTGGGGCTTCTCAAGCGCCAACGACATGAGCAGGGCGGAGGAGGCCATCAAAACGGCCATGAAGATAGCCAGGTTATCGAAGGGGGATTCGAGAATACATCTTGGCGATCCGGTGGTGGATGACGTTGAGATACCCGCCAAGAGGCCCTTCAGCGAGATAGACGTCGAGGACAAGCTGGGAGTTATAAAGGAAACGGACTCGCTCCTGGCCGGTGAGGGGATATCGAGCAGGACGGTTTACTACGGCGACGGGGTCAAGGAGCAGTTCTACTTCAACTCCCTGGGGAGTGAAATAAGGACCGTCGTTCCGAGGCTTCGCTTCGGCTTCTCCGTCACCGCCAGGGGGAACGGGGGGATGCAGCAGTACTGGAAGGGCTTCGGCGGGACAACCGGATGGGAGCTGGTTGAGGACATAGACCTGGAGCGCTGGACGGGCTTCGTGAGGGAGAAGGCCCTCTCGCTCCTCAATGCGGAAGCACCGCCATCTGGAACCTTCGACGTCATAATGGACCCCGAGCTGACGGGGGTTTTCATCCACGAGGCCCTGGGGCACGCCGTCGAGGCTGATTCAGTCAAGAACGGCGACAGCATCCTGGCCGGAAAGCTAGGGGAGAAGATAACTGTCGAAGGCCTCACGGTGGTGGACGACCCAACCCTTCCCGGAAAGTTCGGCTCCTACGCTTACGATGACGAGGGGGTCAAGGCGAAGCGCGTCGAGCTGATAAAGGACGGGGTTCTCGTCAATTATCTGAACGACCGCGAGACGAGCGCGCTCCTCGGACTCGAGCCGAACGGCCACGGCAGGGCCCAGGGCTACGCCTACCAGCCCCTCGTGAGGATGGGCAACACCTACGTTGAGCCGGGGGAGTGGTCATTTGAGGAGATGCTCGAAGAGGTGAAGAGCGGCCTCTACATGATAGGCGACAAGGGCGGTCAGGTTGACACCGCCGGAGGAACCTTCACCTTCGGGGCCAAGGAGGGCTACATAATCGAGAACGGGGAGATAAAGGCCCAGGTGAGGGACGTGGCCCTCTCCGGAAAGATACTCGAGGTTCTCAGGAACATCCGCGCCATCGGGAACGATTTGAGGATAGAGTTCCCAGGCTACTGCGGCAAGGGGCAGGTCGTTCCCGTCGACGACGGCGGCCCCCACGTGCTCACGAGGGCACTGGTGGGCGGGATGCGTTAG
- a CDS encoding universal stress protein → MDVFSRLIQRKFRNIASERYEEIAKRYQEFLLLPEEFVLPEVRSILIPVDRFSREMPEGLYETLSAYEGAKAIVVYISEKKTLELIEQTLGKEEAEKLRKAKMEHARRLSEEIASRLESLGLRVEHRHFIGSKSDDVIEIIEDEDIDLLVVSRSYGSEVTRTSPISPVVLKIVQHVERPAIVY, encoded by the coding sequence ATGGACGTGTTCAGCAGGCTGATACAGAGGAAGTTCCGAAACATCGCAAGCGAGAGATACGAAGAGATCGCGAAGAGGTACCAGGAGTTCCTGCTCCTTCCGGAGGAGTTCGTTCTCCCTGAGGTTCGTTCGATACTCATACCGGTAGACCGCTTCTCCAGAGAGATGCCGGAGGGCCTCTACGAGACCCTGAGTGCATACGAAGGGGCCAAGGCCATAGTGGTCTACATCTCCGAGAAGAAAACCCTTGAGCTTATAGAGCAGACCCTCGGGAAGGAAGAGGCTGAAAAGCTGAGAAAGGCCAAGATGGAGCACGCCAGAAGACTTTCTGAGGAGATAGCCTCCAGGCTGGAGAGCCTCGGCCTCCGCGTGGAGCACAGGCACTTCATAGGGAGTAAGAGTGACGACGTCATCGAGATAATAGAGGACGAGGATATAGATCTGCTGGTCGTTTCGAGGAGCTACGGTTCCGAGGTTACCAGAACGTCCCCGATAAGTCCCGTTGTCCTCAAGATAGTCCAGCACGTTGAGAGGCCGGCTATAGTGTACTGA
- a CDS encoding universal stress protein: MRILVLIDGSKWSQKAALHALAVAKKKRGKVILFSALDRREAKAMAFNMGMISENLADVQKFEETIWRDMKKSIRDIMVNLLEFCQEEGVNCSFRIVEGPAKEKILEEANSGNYSLVVMGAYGRSGKTRIGSLLEDIVGLIEPPVMIVR; the protein is encoded by the coding sequence ATGAGGATACTCGTGCTCATAGACGGTTCGAAGTGGAGCCAGAAGGCGGCGCTTCACGCCCTGGCAGTGGCAAAGAAGAAGAGGGGCAAGGTCATACTCTTCTCGGCCCTCGACAGGAGGGAGGCCAAAGCCATGGCCTTCAACATGGGAATGATAAGCGAGAACCTCGCCGACGTTCAGAAGTTCGAGGAGACGATATGGAGGGACATGAAGAAGAGCATCAGGGACATCATGGTCAATCTCCTCGAATTCTGCCAGGAGGAGGGCGTGAACTGCTCCTTCAGGATAGTGGAAGGTCCGGCCAAGGAGAAGATACTGGAGGAGGCCAACTCCGGGAACTACTCCCTCGTCGTCATGGGGGCCTACGGGCGGAGCGGAAAAACGAGGATAGGCTCGCTCCTCGAGGACATCGTCGGCCTGATAGAGCCTCCCGTCATGATCGTCCGCTAG
- a CDS encoding TldD/PmbA family protein has protein sequence MIDELVRILDDRNVEWELYWERGRGGSFRIERERLERSQRKFYSGMGLRIGYRGRLGFSYITGLNHDRETLEEFVERTIKLARVSEVPFVGFPTPKKPPSVGGLYDRKIDEMPFDESYGLAGEFSKLMRELKGEATLSGSLAFGVNEFGVLNSNGVELESRSTGMSVSVYAVLGRGTGSYYQSYRSLQDVGELEVAVREALRDAELSAGAKPLGGHSGEVLFEPEAFRAVLGIFLENIFGDSVYRGRSRFSSPGETVASDRLTLLDDATLEGGSGSYPFDGEGVPAERTPLVENGTLKSFLLDFTYASFLGMESTGNAVRDFRTTPHIGTSNLVVEPGEDDLGDFEGIVVKDVFGEHTANPVSGDFSLTVGLGYVVRNGEVRPFRDNMIVGNVFDLLNSIGAVGKSVVRRGSFLSPRVLVSARIV, from the coding sequence ATGATAGACGAGCTGGTGCGAATACTAGACGACAGGAACGTCGAGTGGGAGCTTTACTGGGAGCGCGGGAGGGGTGGTTCCTTCAGGATAGAGCGCGAGAGACTTGAGCGCTCCCAGAGGAAGTTTTACTCCGGAATGGGCCTCAGGATTGGCTACCGGGGCAGGCTCGGCTTCTCCTACATCACGGGCCTCAATCACGACAGGGAAACCCTTGAGGAATTCGTTGAGAGAACCATCAAGCTGGCCAGGGTAAGCGAGGTGCCCTTCGTCGGCTTTCCAACACCAAAAAAGCCCCCATCCGTCGGTGGCCTTTACGACAGGAAAATCGATGAGATGCCCTTCGATGAGTCCTATGGACTGGCCGGCGAGTTTTCGAAGCTCATGAGAGAGCTTAAGGGTGAGGCAACGCTCTCCGGCTCCCTGGCCTTTGGGGTCAACGAGTTCGGAGTGCTGAACTCCAACGGCGTAGAGCTTGAAAGTCGCTCCACAGGCATGAGCGTCTCCGTTTACGCCGTCCTCGGAAGGGGCACGGGTTCCTACTACCAGTCATACCGCTCTCTCCAGGACGTTGGGGAGCTTGAGGTGGCCGTTCGCGAGGCCCTCCGTGACGCAGAACTGAGCGCGGGGGCGAAGCCCCTCGGGGGGCATTCCGGTGAGGTGCTCTTTGAGCCTGAAGCTTTCCGGGCCGTCTTGGGGATATTCCTTGAGAACATCTTCGGCGACAGCGTTTACCGCGGTAGGAGCCGCTTTTCAAGCCCCGGTGAAACCGTCGCGAGCGATAGGCTCACCCTTCTCGACGACGCCACGCTGGAAGGCGGCTCAGGGAGCTATCCCTTCGACGGCGAGGGCGTTCCTGCGGAGAGAACCCCCCTGGTCGAGAACGGCACTCTGAAGTCGTTCCTTCTGGATTTCACCTACGCCTCTTTCCTTGGCATGGAGAGCACCGGTAACGCCGTCCGGGACTTCAGGACGACCCCCCACATAGGGACGAGCAACCTCGTGGTTGAGCCGGGTGAAGACGACCTTGGGGACTTTGAGGGGATTGTGGTCAAGGACGTCTTCGGCGAGCACACCGCCAACCCGGTGAGCGGCGACTTCTCGCTGACGGTCGGTCTCGGGTACGTCGTGAGGAACGGGGAGGTGAGGCCCTTCAGGGACAACATGATAGTTGGAAACGTCTTCGATCTCCTGAACTCGATAGGCGCGGTCGGAAAGTCCGTCGTCCGCAGAGGCTCCTTCCTCTCGCCGCGGGTTCTCGTGAGTGCCAGGATAGTGTGA
- a CDS encoding ArsB/NhaD family transporter produces MEQTVITAIAVSVFLFTYALIISERVHRTVAALFGAAVILFLGIVPWESLPEYLDLDTLFLLIGMMIIVNTAKESGLFEYIAIKTAKLAKGNPMKVLLLFSLVTALVSSVLDNVTTVLLLTPMLLYITRLMDVNPVPFLLAEVFASNIGGTATLIGDPPNIMIGSAAGLSFNEFLVNMGPIAAVDLVLSFGLIYLLYRGAMKVSADKRNRIVSTIDALREDEAIHDYPLFKKSVIVILGVVALFFVHDRLGIEPAVVALLGASTLLLWSRMEPDEILEKVEWSAIFFFVGLFILVGALVQTGVIDRAARWIMGYIDNTGEALLIITWFSAISSAVVDNIPLTAAMIPLIKAMGSSMDIYPLWWALSLGACLGGNGTAIGASANVVVIGIAAREGVKISFMDFLKIGAIVMAVTVAVGLGMLWVRYVGV; encoded by the coding sequence ATGGAGCAGACCGTTATCACAGCGATAGCCGTTTCAGTGTTCCTGTTTACCTACGCCCTCATAATCAGTGAGAGGGTTCACAGGACGGTAGCGGCCCTCTTCGGGGCGGCTGTAATACTGTTTCTGGGCATAGTTCCGTGGGAGAGCCTTCCCGAGTACCTGGACCTTGACACGCTGTTCCTGCTCATCGGCATGATGATAATCGTCAACACCGCCAAGGAGAGCGGTCTCTTCGAGTACATAGCCATAAAGACCGCCAAACTCGCAAAGGGAAACCCCATGAAGGTTCTGCTCCTGTTTTCGCTCGTCACAGCGCTGGTGAGTTCGGTCCTCGATAACGTTACCACAGTTCTCCTGCTCACGCCGATGCTCCTCTACATAACCAGACTCATGGACGTCAACCCCGTTCCGTTCCTCCTCGCGGAGGTCTTCGCCTCCAACATCGGCGGAACGGCGACGCTCATCGGCGATCCGCCCAACATAATGATAGGCTCCGCCGCCGGGCTGAGCTTCAACGAGTTCCTGGTGAACATGGGGCCGATAGCGGCGGTTGACTTGGTGCTCTCCTTTGGCCTGATATACCTCCTCTATCGCGGTGCCATGAAGGTGAGTGCGGACAAAAGGAACAGGATAGTATCGACGATAGATGCCCTTAGGGAGGACGAGGCCATACATGACTATCCCCTCTTCAAGAAATCTGTGATAGTCATCCTCGGGGTCGTGGCGCTCTTCTTCGTCCACGACAGGCTGGGCATAGAGCCGGCAGTCGTGGCGCTCCTGGGGGCCTCTACGCTGCTCCTCTGGAGCAGGATGGAGCCTGATGAAATCCTGGAGAAGGTTGAGTGGTCGGCTATATTCTTCTTCGTTGGCCTCTTCATTCTCGTTGGTGCCCTGGTTCAGACGGGGGTTATAGACAGGGCCGCCCGGTGGATAATGGGTTACATAGACAACACGGGGGAGGCCCTCCTCATAATCACGTGGTTCTCAGCCATCTCATCGGCAGTGGTGGACAACATACCCCTCACCGCGGCGATGATACCCCTCATAAAGGCGATGGGAAGCTCGATGGACATATACCCGCTTTGGTGGGCGCTCTCCCTCGGCGCGTGCCTCGGTGGAAACGGTACCGCCATAGGTGCGAGCGCCAACGTCGTCGTCATAGGAATAGCCGCGCGCGAGGGCGTTAAAATAAGCTTCATGGACTTCCTCAAGATAGGTGCCATAGTGATGGCCGTTACGGTTGCCGTCGGCCTCGGCATGCTGTGGGTTAGGTACGTGGGGGTGTGA
- a CDS encoding winged helix-turn-helix transcriptional regulator, with the protein MERRSEILRTIETKPGITFRELARELGIGIGDLQYHLYRLEREGRVFSRKVGKKRYIFPGGFERDAQRLLIAISTGTRRKILLRLMEGPMSQKEIAESLGISQPTVSYHMGELLKLGMVKAERRGKNVVYTLEYDPETVVRLIREYRPGLWERLADNLIDLLAGMGDEK; encoded by the coding sequence ATGGAGAGGCGGAGTGAGATACTGAGAACCATTGAGACAAAGCCGGGAATAACCTTCAGGGAGCTGGCAAGGGAGCTTGGGATAGGCATAGGAGACCTCCAGTACCACCTCTACAGGCTTGAGAGGGAGGGCAGGGTCTTTTCAAGGAAGGTCGGGAAGAAGCGCTACATATTTCCCGGGGGCTTCGAGAGAGATGCCCAGAGGCTGCTCATAGCGATCTCCACGGGGACTCGGAGAAAGATACTGCTCCGCCTCATGGAGGGACCGATGAGCCAGAAGGAGATCGCCGAGAGTCTGGGCATCAGTCAGCCAACGGTCAGCTACCACATGGGGGAACTGTTAAAGCTTGGCATGGTAAAGGCGGAGAGGAGAGGAAAGAACGTGGTGTACACACTGGAGTACGACCCCGAAACCGTGGTCAGGCTCATAAGAGAATACAGGCCGGGCCTCTGGGAGAGGCTGGCGGACAACCTCATAGACCTTCTGGCGGGTATGGGTGATGAGAAATGA